One window of Cohnella hashimotonis genomic DNA carries:
- a CDS encoding ribulose-bisphosphate carboxylase large subunit family protein yields the protein MSGALKGQSSDAPKVEAPAAAAGTERVFAEYFVETPWTLARAAEVIAGEQSTGTFTAVPGETASLKERHGARIEQIVPLAEASAPLLPGAKPPAGHDGRYRRGKITVSYPIVNFGPSIPNLMSAIAGNLFELQELSGLRLLDIELPDAFARRYPGPKFGLSGTRRLTGVYGRPILGSIVKPSVGLSAKELGGLVYELAVAGLDFIKDDELNANPPYLPLEQKVRAVMDAIERAADATSKKTMYAFNITGDIDEMRRHHDTVVEAGGNCVMASVMSIGFAGLAHLNGYSEVPIHAHRNQWGMLTRSPGLGMEFTAFQKLCRLAGADHLHVNGLNSKFYESNESVARSIGACARPLFGGYETVPVVSSAQWAGSAPPTFEAIRSVDVMHLAGGGMLAHPDGPAAGFASMRQGWEAAAAGIALDTYAQTHAELARAIEKYGKG from the coding sequence ATGAGCGGGGCTTTGAAAGGACAGTCGTCGGATGCTCCTAAGGTGGAGGCTCCGGCTGCGGCCGCTGGCACGGAACGCGTATTCGCCGAGTACTTCGTCGAGACGCCATGGACGCTCGCACGCGCGGCGGAGGTCATCGCGGGCGAGCAATCGACCGGGACCTTCACCGCCGTGCCGGGGGAGACGGCATCGCTGAAGGAGCGTCACGGCGCGCGGATCGAGCAGATTGTGCCGCTGGCGGAGGCTTCGGCACCGCTGCTTCCCGGAGCCAAGCCGCCTGCCGGCCATGACGGACGCTACCGGCGCGGCAAGATCACCGTTTCGTATCCGATCGTCAACTTCGGTCCGTCGATTCCGAACCTGATGAGCGCGATCGCGGGCAATCTGTTCGAGCTGCAGGAGCTGTCGGGCTTGCGTCTGCTCGATATCGAGCTGCCCGACGCCTTCGCCCGGCGGTATCCGGGGCCGAAGTTCGGTCTCTCCGGCACCCGCAGGCTGACCGGCGTTTACGGGCGGCCCATCCTCGGCTCGATCGTCAAGCCGAGCGTCGGCTTGTCGGCTAAGGAACTCGGCGGCCTCGTCTACGAGCTGGCCGTCGCCGGACTCGATTTTATCAAGGACGACGAGCTGAACGCCAACCCGCCTTATCTCCCTCTGGAACAGAAGGTCCGGGCGGTCATGGACGCGATCGAGCGGGCAGCGGACGCGACTAGCAAGAAGACGATGTACGCGTTTAACATTACCGGAGACATCGACGAGATGCGCCGTCATCACGACACCGTCGTCGAAGCGGGCGGCAACTGCGTCATGGCGAGCGTCATGAGCATCGGCTTCGCGGGGCTCGCGCACCTGAACGGCTACAGCGAGGTGCCGATCCACGCGCACCGCAATCAATGGGGCATGCTTACTCGCAGTCCGGGGCTCGGCATGGAATTCACGGCCTTCCAGAAGCTGTGCCGGCTGGCCGGTGCGGATCATCTGCACGTGAACGGGCTGAACAGCAAGTTCTATGAGAGCAACGAATCCGTCGCGCGCTCGATTGGGGCTTGCGCGAGGCCGTTGTTCGGCGGCTACGAGACCGTGCCGGTCGTCTCTTCGGCGCAGTGGGCGGGCTCGGCGCCGCCGACGTTCGAAGCGATCCGCAGCGTGGACGTGATGCATCTCGCGGGCGGCGGCATGCTCGCCCATCCGGACGGCCCCGCCGCCGGCTTCGCGAGCATGCGCCAAGGCTGGGAAGCGGCCGCGGCGGGTATCGCGCTCGATACGTACGCACAGACCCATGCCGAGCTGGCCCGCGCGATCGAGAAATACGGAAAGGGCTGA
- a CDS encoding four-carbon acid sugar kinase family protein, whose amino-acid sequence MRISDRSDEEGGRAKRPLIGYYGDDFTGSTDVLEALFRQGLRTMLFLDPPDTGAEPGTGRSELLAGLDAFGIAGVGRSLSPEEMARELPPIFERLKEAGPTVVHYKICSTFDSSPETGSIGKAAELGRAAFGGRFVPVLAGVPYLGRYTVFGHHFAAAPGAGVFRLDRHPTMSRHPVTPMDESDLRLHLARQTSLKTSLLDIVALDGDAADAGERLEGVLSEESPDLLLFDVLDERRLAVAGALIWQEALQQECPLFVIGSSGVEYALGAAWRASGTRSNAGNKERPVENAQRSDSDAVGRNAGASVAGAAKPVDRLLVVSGSCSPATARQIAAAEEDGFASIRIPALELIRPELAEGARARLLSKAKALLDEGRSVILYSAGGPDDPGIGELRQALTEQGRRPEDSSRLLGAELGGLARTLAVENGLARILVAGGDTSGYVARALGIYALECRQTLAPGVPLCRAYADDARLDGLELVLKGGQVGGERFFERVRRGGA is encoded by the coding sequence ATGCGTATATCGGATCGTAGCGACGAAGAAGGGGGCCGCGCCAAGCGGCCTCTGATCGGTTATTACGGAGACGACTTCACCGGATCGACGGACGTGCTCGAGGCGCTTTTCCGGCAGGGGCTGCGGACGATGCTGTTTCTGGATCCGCCGGATACAGGGGCGGAGCCGGGCACGGGGAGGAGCGAGCTGCTCGCCGGGCTCGACGCGTTCGGCATCGCCGGCGTCGGCCGCTCGCTCTCGCCGGAAGAGATGGCGCGCGAGCTGCCGCCGATCTTCGAGCGCTTGAAGGAGGCCGGTCCGACCGTCGTTCATTATAAAATTTGCTCCACGTTCGATTCGTCGCCGGAAACGGGAAGCATCGGCAAGGCTGCGGAGCTCGGACGCGCCGCATTCGGCGGGCGCTTCGTTCCGGTGCTTGCCGGCGTGCCCTATCTCGGACGTTATACGGTATTCGGCCATCACTTCGCGGCGGCGCCAGGCGCGGGGGTCTTTCGACTGGACCGTCACCCGACAATGTCGCGGCATCCGGTCACGCCGATGGACGAGTCCGACCTGCGCCTTCATCTGGCGAGACAGACCTCGCTCAAGACTTCCTTGCTGGATATCGTCGCGCTGGACGGCGACGCAGCCGATGCGGGCGAACGGCTTGAGGGGGTCCTCTCCGAAGAGAGCCCCGACCTCTTGCTGTTCGACGTACTCGACGAGAGGCGGCTGGCCGTTGCAGGGGCGTTAATCTGGCAAGAGGCGCTGCAACAGGAGTGCCCGCTGTTCGTGATCGGCTCCTCGGGCGTGGAGTATGCGCTTGGGGCGGCTTGGCGAGCGTCTGGCACGCGATCGAACGCGGGCAACAAGGAGCGGCCGGTCGAAAACGCGCAACGATCCGATAGCGACGCGGTCGGGCGCAATGCGGGAGCATCCGTCGCCGGCGCCGCGAAGCCGGTCGATCGCCTGCTCGTCGTGTCGGGCAGCTGCTCGCCCGCGACCGCGAGGCAGATCGCCGCAGCCGAAGAGGACGGCTTCGCGTCCATCCGCATACCGGCGCTTGAGCTGATCCGTCCCGAGCTTGCGGAGGGAGCGCGTGCGCGGCTGCTATCGAAGGCGAAGGCGCTGCTGGACGAGGGCCGCAGCGTGATCTTGTATTCGGCAGGCGGACCGGACGATCCGGGTATCGGCGAGCTGCGGCAGGCGTTGACGGAGCAGGGGCGGCGCCCGGAGGACAGCAGCCGGCTGCTCGGCGCGGAGCTCGGCGGGCTCGCCCGCACGCTTGCCGTCGAGAATGGCCTTGCGCGCATTCTCGTCGCGGGCGGCGATACGTCAGGCTACGTCGCACGGGCGCTCGGCATTTACGCGCTCGAGTGCCGCCAGACGCTGGCGCCGGGCGTGCCGCTGTGCCGCGCGTACGCGGACGATGCGCGGCTCGACGGGCTCGAGCTTGTACTCAAAGGCGGGCAGGTCGGGGGAGAACGGTTTTTTGAACGCGTAAGGAGAGGCGGCGCATGA
- a CDS encoding aspartate/glutamate racemase family protein: MKTVVAVYTGQGLADPLKKVFQELLPDVRLVNIIDDSLIGDVVKAGHVPPGVARRLVQYYHNGEELGADVILNTCSSVGEVADDARKLIGVPIVKIDEAMAAKAAASYERIAVLATLPSTLEPTMRLIEKEAAAAGRAVTLVNGLAAGAFEALNGGSPEDHDRLILETAQRVAGDADAIVLAQGSMARMERMLAEATGKPVLSSPRLGVEQVRETLERLVRGEEAAR, translated from the coding sequence ATGAAGACGGTCGTTGCCGTATATACGGGCCAAGGCTTGGCCGACCCGCTGAAGAAGGTATTCCAGGAGCTGCTGCCGGACGTCCGGCTGGTCAATATTATCGACGACAGCCTGATCGGCGACGTCGTCAAGGCGGGGCATGTACCGCCAGGCGTCGCCAGAAGGCTCGTGCAATATTATCACAATGGCGAAGAGCTGGGCGCGGACGTCATCCTGAACACCTGCTCGTCCGTCGGGGAAGTGGCGGACGACGCACGCAAGCTGATCGGCGTGCCGATCGTCAAGATCGACGAGGCGATGGCGGCTAAGGCGGCCGCGAGCTATGAGCGGATCGCGGTGCTGGCGACGCTGCCGTCGACGCTCGAGCCGACGATGCGGCTGATCGAGAAGGAGGCAGCGGCGGCGGGGCGCGCCGTCACCTTGGTGAACGGCCTGGCCGCTGGCGCGTTCGAGGCGTTAAACGGCGGCAGTCCGGAGGATCACGACCGGCTCATTCTGGAGACGGCGCAGCGGGTTGCCGGCGATGCGGACGCGATCGTCCTCGCCCAGGGCTCGATGGCCCGCATGGAGCGGATGCTGGCCGAAGCGACGGGCAAGCCGGTGCTGTCGAGTCCGCGTCTCGGCGTCGAGCAAGTGCGCGAGACGCTGGAACGGCTCGTTCGCGGGGAGGAGGCCGCCCGATGA
- a CDS encoding glycoside hydrolase family 2 TIM barrel-domain containing protein — MNEPTISLNKERFGEKDAGSSSLPALDVPPDWANLAVLERNAEPPRADLIPYGGTSDALAGERERSPYFRLLNGIWRFRYVESPSAVPTGCELAGFADESWNLVPVPSNWQMHGYGIPHYSSCPYPFPIDPPHVPANNPVGCYRTAFVVPEAWEGRNVRLLFEGVDSAFHVWVNGSFAGYGQGSHNTSEFDVTDTLRPGVNELAVRVYQWSDGSYLESQDKWRLSGIFRDVYLLSLPSVTVLDAFVNTSWLPDGETAELDVTLQISNLSREKAGGGRIEAFLADPEGNVALDQAWTLSPSLLPGEARELRLRKPVASAKPWSAETPNLYVLLLKIIDEDGRVAEVKRIAVGFRDIRIEAGRLLVNGRPIVVKGVNRNEFDARLGYVTTKESMLEDVLLMKRHHINAVRLSHYPNDPRWLDLCDRYGLYVIDEADLETHGFYFVGDEGYLARQPAWKEAFVQRARRLVERDKNHPSVIVWSLGNESGYGPNHDAMAEWVRQRDGTRPIHYERAYDAPVVDIVSSMYPAVGSIVEEGLKDDPRPYLMCEFGHAMGNSTGNLKEYWDAIYAHPRLLGGLIWEWADMAIEVEEASASANRGSGAKSDVGQPDVPPSDETHETGGKFYLYGGDFGDEPHSGSFCLDGLLFPDRTPKASLLEYKKAIEPVKVVTWNKDTGELVLENRYDFLTLSHLKGEWTLYREGASLKGGQLPLLRTPPGGRETLRLLSKSELPAAPGEYGLRIRFSLREGTPWAASGFEIAWSDLPMGIVSAAISDAAAPDAAAPIPSPELLIVDEEETSARLAIVRCEADAFVFDLTRGKLASWKKSGRELLLSGPSVNLWRAQVDNDVHLAKEWLGAGYDRLTHDLRHAGIERLDGIGAIRFRTEFALGARGQGTAFLASLDYTVNGAGELFIEAKLEALRSDLPSLPRFGLELRLPRELDRLTWFGRGPHECYADRKESGKLGVYAGSVSEQHVPYIKPQENGNKADIRWVRCEDADGFGLQAVAGGAPMNFSAHHYATSDLASAKHRHELTPLRETILKLDAAQSGLGNHSCGYAPTLERYLLPASERRLFSVVLSAKEGQ, encoded by the coding sequence ATGAACGAGCCTACGATCTCGCTAAACAAAGAACGCTTTGGCGAAAAAGATGCCGGATCGTCAAGTCTGCCTGCCCTCGACGTCCCGCCCGACTGGGCGAACCTTGCGGTGCTGGAGCGAAATGCCGAGCCGCCAAGGGCCGATCTGATTCCTTACGGCGGGACGAGCGACGCGCTCGCAGGTGAACGGGAGCGTTCCCCTTACTTCCGGCTGCTGAACGGGATATGGCGCTTCCGCTATGTCGAATCGCCGTCCGCTGTCCCGACCGGCTGCGAGCTCGCCGGCTTCGCGGACGAGAGCTGGAACTTGGTGCCGGTTCCGTCGAACTGGCAGATGCACGGATACGGCATTCCGCATTACTCGAGCTGCCCGTATCCCTTTCCGATCGATCCCCCGCATGTGCCGGCGAACAACCCGGTCGGCTGCTACCGCACCGCATTCGTCGTTCCCGAAGCTTGGGAGGGGCGAAATGTGAGGCTGTTGTTCGAAGGCGTAGATTCGGCATTCCACGTCTGGGTGAACGGAAGCTTCGCGGGTTATGGGCAAGGAAGCCACAATACGTCGGAGTTCGACGTAACGGATACGCTCCGTCCCGGCGTGAACGAGCTTGCGGTCCGCGTTTATCAATGGTCGGACGGCAGCTACCTGGAGAGCCAGGACAAGTGGCGGCTGAGCGGCATTTTTCGGGACGTCTACCTCCTGTCGCTGCCGTCCGTGACGGTGCTGGACGCCTTCGTCAACACGAGCTGGCTGCCGGACGGAGAGACGGCGGAGCTGGATGTCACGCTGCAAATCTCGAATCTGTCGCGCGAAAAGGCCGGCGGCGGCCGGATCGAAGCGTTCCTGGCGGACCCGGAGGGAAATGTCGCATTGGATCAGGCGTGGACGCTCTCGCCGTCCCTGCTCCCGGGGGAAGCCCGCGAGCTTCGGCTGCGCAAGCCGGTCGCCTCCGCGAAGCCCTGGTCGGCCGAAACGCCGAACCTGTACGTCTTGTTGTTGAAAATCATCGACGAAGACGGCCGCGTCGCGGAGGTTAAACGGATCGCGGTCGGCTTCCGGGACATCCGGATCGAAGCGGGTCGTCTGCTCGTCAACGGGCGGCCGATCGTCGTCAAAGGCGTCAACCGCAACGAATTCGACGCCCGCCTCGGTTACGTGACGACCAAAGAATCGATGCTTGAGGACGTCCTGCTCATGAAGCGGCATCATATTAACGCGGTCCGGCTGTCCCACTATCCGAACGATCCGAGATGGCTGGACCTGTGCGACCGTTACGGCCTGTACGTCATCGACGAGGCGGACCTGGAGACGCACGGTTTTTATTTTGTCGGCGACGAAGGTTATCTGGCCCGGCAGCCGGCCTGGAAAGAGGCGTTCGTGCAGCGGGCGCGACGGCTGGTCGAGCGAGACAAAAACCACCCGTCGGTCATCGTCTGGTCGCTCGGCAACGAGTCGGGCTATGGCCCGAACCATGACGCGATGGCGGAATGGGTCAGACAGCGGGACGGGACGCGGCCGATTCACTACGAACGCGCTTACGACGCGCCGGTCGTCGATATCGTCAGCAGCATGTACCCGGCCGTCGGGTCGATTGTCGAGGAGGGGCTCAAGGACGATCCGAGGCCTTACCTGATGTGCGAATTCGGCCATGCGATGGGCAATTCGACCGGCAACTTGAAGGAATATTGGGACGCGATCTACGCGCATCCGCGCCTGCTCGGCGGGTTGATCTGGGAATGGGCGGACATGGCGATCGAGGTTGAAGAGGCGTCGGCTAGCGCGAATAGGGGAAGCGGCGCCAAGTCGGATGTCGGGCAGCCGGACGTTCCGCCTTCGGACGAGACGCATGAAACGGGCGGCAAATTCTATTTGTACGGCGGGGATTTCGGCGACGAGCCGCACAGCGGATCGTTTTGCCTGGACGGGCTGCTTTTCCCGGACCGCACGCCCAAAGCGTCTTTGCTGGAATACAAGAAGGCGATCGAGCCCGTCAAAGTCGTTACTTGGAACAAAGATACGGGAGAGCTCGTTTTGGAAAACAGGTATGACTTCTTGACGCTGTCGCATTTGAAAGGCGAATGGACGCTCTATCGAGAAGGAGCGTCGCTGAAGGGCGGGCAGCTGCCTCTGCTCCGGACGCCGCCCGGCGGGCGGGAGACGCTCCGTCTCCTTTCGAAGTCGGAGCTGCCGGCCGCGCCCGGCGAGTACGGGCTGCGCATTCGTTTTTCGCTGCGCGAAGGCACGCCTTGGGCGGCAAGCGGCTTCGAGATTGCTTGGTCGGACTTGCCTATGGGCATCGTGAGCGCCGCTATATCCGACGCCGCTGCGCCGGATGCCGCTGCGCCGATCCCGTCGCCGGAGCTGCTGATCGTGGACGAGGAAGAGACCTCCGCACGTCTCGCCATCGTTCGGTGCGAGGCCGATGCGTTCGTATTCGATCTGACGCGAGGGAAGCTCGCGAGCTGGAAAAAAAGCGGAAGGGAGCTGCTGCTCTCCGGACCTTCCGTGAATCTGTGGCGCGCGCAGGTGGACAATGACGTGCACCTGGCGAAGGAGTGGCTTGGGGCAGGTTACGATCGACTGACGCACGATCTTCGTCATGCCGGGATCGAGCGGCTGGACGGGATTGGCGCGATTCGTTTCCGTACCGAGTTCGCTTTGGGCGCGAGGGGCCAGGGAACCGCCTTTCTGGCAAGCCTTGACTATACGGTGAACGGCGCGGGCGAGCTGTTCATCGAAGCGAAGCTCGAGGCGCTGCGGTCCGATTTGCCGTCTCTTCCCCGCTTCGGCCTGGAGCTGCGCCTGCCTCGCGAGCTCGATCGGCTGACCTGGTTCGGACGGGGACCGCACGAATGCTACGCGGACAGGAAGGAGAGCGGCAAGCTCGGCGTCTATGCCGGCTCGGTGTCAGAGCAGCACGTGCCCTACATCAAGCCGCAGGAAAACGGGAATAAGGCGGACATACGCTGGGTCCGCTGCGAGGACGCCGACGGGTTCGGCCTCCAGGCCGTTGCGGGCGGCGCGCCCATGAACTTCAGCGCGCACCATTACGCGACCTCGGATCTCGCGAGCGCGAAGCACAGGCATGAGCTGACGCCGCTTCGGGAGACGATTCTTAAGCTGGATGCCGCGCAGAGCGGACTCGGCAACCATAGCTGCGGCTACGCCCCGACGCTGGAGAGATATTTGCTGCCCGCGTCGGAACGCAGACTTTTTT